GGCACCAAGGGCGCCATCAACAACGCCCACAACGCCGAGCTGATCGTCGGCTTCGTCTCGTCCGGGGACGGCGCCACCGACTACTCGATCCTGATGTTCGATCCGGCGTCCGTACCGCCCGCGCACATGCGCGCGCTGCCCCGGCACCGTACGACCGGGGTCCGCGGACTCCAGGCCGCCGGGCTCGAGTTCGTGAACTGCCCGCTGCCCGGCGAGTCCCTCGTCGGCACCTGGGGCGACGGGGTGGCGCTCAGCCTGCGCGCCTACCCCGCCGTGCACGCGGCCTTCCCCTCGATGGCCATCGGCCTCGCCGACACCGCGCTGCGGGCCGCCGTGCGCGCCGCCCAGGAGCGCGACCTCGGCACGCAGGGCGTGGTGGGCGACGCCTCGGCGCGCTCCGCGCTCGCCGGTACGTTCGCGGACCTGCTGATCGCGGACTGCCTGGCCCTGACGGCGGGCCGCGCCACCCATCTGCTGCCCGAGCAGTGCGACGTGCTGGCCGCGGTCACCAAGTACATCGTCCCGAAGATCGTCGGCGAGGCGCTCTACGACCTGTCGGCGGTGATGGGCGACGCGTTCCACGCGGAGAGCGGGCACGACGCCGTCTTCCGCAAGCAGCTGCGCGACCTGTCCACCATCACCTTCGGGCACGTCAGCAGCGCCATCTGCCAGTCCGTCATCGCCCCCTACCTGCCGGCCCTCGCGGTCGCCGACCCGGCGGCCGCCACCACCCCCGCCGAGCTGTTCCGCCTGGAGGCGCCGCTGCCGCCGCTCGACGGCGTGCGGCTCTCCGGCTTCGGCGGCGGCGACGGGCTCCTCGACTACCTCGGGCACGCCGCCCGCCGGCTGCCCGACGCGCTCACCGGCCACCCGCACGGCGAGCTGCTCACCGCCCTCGTCGACGGGCTGTGCGCGGAGGCCGCCGAGATCCGGCGCGAGGCCGCCGGGCTCACCGGCGACGGCGATGACAACGGTCTGCTCTTCGACACACGGACCTTCCCGCTCAGCGAGCGGTACGCG
The sequence above is a segment of the Streptomyces sp. NBC_01255 genome. Coding sequences within it:
- a CDS encoding acyl-CoA dehydrogenase; amino-acid sequence: MYEPDELIAAALGADPQWQPDRLTRTRSRLAEIEDGLGDPWSPDNPVGLAAVLAADESGESSAIGIRRFRNLGMPAEMVPVDLGGRMAGVDLLGLVMRPFFRRDPALAFSHGFTPFLGAQMVWLNGDARQRSRMANVILRGGTVGVACQRFEHESEFHAQEFTAAWADDGMLRLNGTKGAINNAHNAELIVGFVSSGDGATDYSILMFDPASVPPAHMRALPRHRTTGVRGLQAAGLEFVNCPLPGESLVGTWGDGVALSLRAYPAVHAAFPSMAIGLADTALRAAVRAAQERDLGTQGVVGDASARSALAGTFADLLIADCLALTAGRATHLLPEQCDVLAAVTKYIVPKIVGEALYDLSAVMGDAFHAESGHDAVFRKQLRDLSTITFGHVSSAICQSVIAPYLPALAVADPAAATTPAELFRLEAPLPPLDGVRLSGFGGGDGLLDYLGHAARRLPDALTGHPHGELLTALVDGLCAEAAEIRREAAGLTGDGDDNGLLFDTRTFPLSERYALLLAASACVGVWLNAGVGPDEFLDEPTWLVLALHRLLRRVGRSVPPLPREVETRLCEEVLARVRVPQSLDLLRTGLAG